GTCCTTTGGAAAGTAATCTGATGCAAATACAATCTCCCCTGTTCTCGTATCTCGCATAATAAATTCAGGATCAGCGCCGAGCATAATGGATTCCGGTCTAGTCGTCATATTAGGTAAACGATTAATGTATGATACGATCGCTTCACAAAATGCCTCTTTAATTGTATCGTTCATACGGGGGTTTATTACCACATCAATTACTTTCAATTTTTTACGTTGAAAAAGCCCAATTTTAACAACACCATAGTCCAACCCTAAAGCATAAATAGCTCTAACTGCGAGAGTGGAGACATGACGGCTCTCGCGGTTCTTCATATTAACTGCAATTCGCTGGAAAGTAGGCTTTCTTGTCTTTTTGCCGGTAGCCAACCACACCGTCTCTTCTTTCGATTTGTAGATCAACAACGCATCCGTTTGAAACACTGCAACCACATACTGTGACAGGCATCCTCCCTCATCATCGGCATACGCTATCCCATGCATAGAAAAGCAGAAGGAACGCTGTTCTCTCGACTGATACATCTCCACCATTTGCTTGCGATTCAACGTGAAGATGGAGGCAGCGTACGGCATATAGCTCCTAATTCTAAGGGAGGAAACCAATTTCCCATCGTCTGTGATCATCTGTTGACGAATGAGTTGATCTGTTACTTCACCATTCGTATCAGATAGGGAAACCATGGCTTTTCCCCTTTCTAAACCAAAAGGATTCCCAGTCAACCTGTTGCTAAGATATGTGGGAAATGATAAAAGTGTTAGTGAAAACTCTGATAAAAAGAAAAAGGAGGCCAGCGCCTCCCCCTAAGCCCCTGAAACTAAACCCTAATTGTCTAGATCGTCAATGACCAGATCATCAGGATCTAGCTCTTCAAACTCTTGTCCTGAACCTTGGTTAAGATCAAATCCTTTATCATCCAGATCATCATACGCCGATGGATAAACTGCAATACACACTCTTCTGTCTCCCAACATCTCGACGGAGAATTCACGTTCTACTCGAACAAGAATACTGTTCCCAGATCCCGATATGGTTGCCTCAACACAGTTGGGGGCTTGCACTGCGAGAGCACTCACCTCCACATGACTGTCTCTCATACTACGGTCATAATCAGATAGCGGAATTTGTTCAACATAATGTACCGTTTCCTTCATGACATCGGTCTTCGTATTTTTCTCATACGAATACCATACGTTTACATCATAACTTCCCGTAACTTCTACTGTGTCGTCTCGCTTCATGGCATCATAAGAATGATTAATGATCCACGCCCCCAAAACGCTGGAAATACCTTCTGGGGGATGAATGGTATGTGTTGCATTCGAAAACTTGCGTCCTTTACCGCAAACAGCTTTAGTGACAATATGACGATATTGCATCCCATTATTTCTAGCTGACATTAAATTCCCTCCTCGAAGCAATCGTTCAATATCATATGTATGCGGGGCATATGTCCAGGGTGCAAAAAACCCACGGATTTTCCGTGGGTTCTTTAAAAAAATTTTTATGAACAAGCACATGGGCCGCCATTTCCACATCCCGAAGGGGCTACATTCCCTGTTTCTACCTCGATTTGGTCGGTGACGGCAACCGCCAATGTTTGTTGAATCATTTGCAACAAATCATTTACCATCATTTGCGATTGTTGATACTCTCGTACTATAGGGAGGGTGTCCAGCTGTTGATTTAACTCGTCTAACTCTACTTCCACCTGCCCAATGTGCGCCTCTTTCTGATAATGCTTCGCATGCACCAATTCTTTTTGCTTTTTCTTAATCATTTCGATGAGTTGTTGTACACGTTCACTACGATCGATCTGTGCTTCTGCACTACGAAAAGAAGCCACTTCATCTACTTGGGTCAGCTCTTCACCAAAATGACGAGCTAAACTCAGAACATCTTGTCTCATCTTAGCCATGTAGAGCTTCCACCTCTCCCACCCATTCGCCATCGAGTGACCAGGTTTTAGGAGTGGTAATCTTCACATACGTCATTTTCCCAATCAAAGATTTGGGAGCCACAAAGTTAACCAGCTTGTTGCTACGAGTGCGTCCCGAAAGCACTTCCTCATTTTTCTTACTTTCACCTTCCACTAACACTTCAACCACGTGACCTTGTAGTGCTTGATTCTTCCGCAGACTAATCTCCTCTTGCAAGCGATTTAAACGTTGCAGACGCTCTTTTTTCACTTCCATCGGAATATCATCTTTCATCTTGGCTGCTGGCGTTCCCTCGCGGGGGGAATAAATGAAGGTAAAGGCAGAATCATATTCCACTTCCCTCATTAATGAAAGCGTATCTTCAAACTGCTCATCTGTCTCCCCAGGGAAGCCCACAATAATATCGGTTGTCAGCACCACATTAGGAATAGCCGCTTTCATACGCTCTACCAAATCCAAATATTTCTCGCGTGTATACTTGCGCGCCATCATCTTCAAAATTTGAGTATTCCCTGATTGTGCTGGCAAGTGGATATGCTCTACCAGATTTCCGCCCTTTGCCAATACATCAATCAAGTGATTATCGAAATCACGTGGATGACTCGTCGTAAAGCGCACACGTGGAATACCAATCTGCCGTACTTCATCCATTAAATCGCCAAAGGTATACGAAATATCGGAGAAGTCTTTTCCATACGCATTTACATTTTGGCCTAGCAACGTCACTTCTTGATAACCGAGGCGTGCCAAATGACGCACTTCATCTAATACATCCTGTGGGCGCCGACTTCGTTCCTTTCCTCTCGTGTAAGGAACAATACAG
This sequence is a window from Mechercharimyces sp. CAU 1602. Protein-coding genes within it:
- the cotE gene encoding outer spore coat protein CotE, which codes for MSARNNGMQYRHIVTKAVCGKGRKFSNATHTIHPPEGISSVLGAWIINHSYDAMKRDDTVEVTGSYDVNVWYSYEKNTKTDVMKETVHYVEQIPLSDYDRSMRDSHVEVSALAVQAPNCVEATISGSGNSILVRVEREFSVEMLGDRRVCIAVYPSAYDDLDDKGFDLNQGSGQEFEELDPDDLVIDDLDN
- the miaB gene encoding tRNA (N6-isopentenyl adenosine(37)-C2)-methylthiotransferase MiaB produces the protein MSQNIKDVEHYFIQPDLKAAKRRGKEKVQVLDFEQIPEDMRGVGAGKKYMIRTYGCQMNVHDSETIAGMLEQMGYEETEEERQADVILFNTCAIRENAEDKVFGGIGRMKNLKLENPDLILGVCGCMSQEEAVVNRILQKHQHVDLIFGTHNIHRVPHLLRNALLSKEMVIEVWSKEGDIVENIPKVRQDGLKAWVNIMYGCDKFCTYCIVPYTRGKERSRRPQDVLDEVRHLARLGYQEVTLLGQNVNAYGKDFSDISYTFGDLMDEVRQIGIPRVRFTTSHPRDFDNHLIDVLAKGGNLVEHIHLPAQSGNTQILKMMARKYTREKYLDLVERMKAAIPNVVLTTDIIVGFPGETDEQFEDTLSLMREVEYDSAFTFIYSPREGTPAAKMKDDIPMEVKKERLQRLNRLQEEISLRKNQALQGHVVEVLVEGESKKNEEVLSGRTRSNKLVNFVAPKSLIGKMTYVKITTPKTWSLDGEWVGEVEALHG
- a CDS encoding RicAFT regulatory complex protein RicA family protein, with protein sequence MAKMRQDVLSLARHFGEELTQVDEVASFRSAEAQIDRSERVQQLIEMIKKKQKELVHAKHYQKEAHIGQVEVELDELNQQLDTLPIVREYQQSQMMVNDLLQMIQQTLAVAVTDQIEVETGNVAPSGCGNGGPCACS